In one Zonotrichia albicollis isolate bZonAlb1 chromosome 14, bZonAlb1.hap1, whole genome shotgun sequence genomic region, the following are encoded:
- the LOC102068978 gene encoding zona pellucida sperm-binding protein 3-like gives MGFGSRFGVALLCWVLALAASSDPWGFPWRSSGMWRLRGDSPRSQAWARVDLSQLQALSPRPAVAVRCQEGQLAVTVRRDLFGTGRPVRAAELSLGTASCPPLSPSPAQAFVTFVAALHECGSTLQVTPDSLIYRTTLFYKPTRSGNPLIVRATPAEVPIECHYPRRSNVSSGAVQPTWAPFRSTVAAEERLRFSLRIMDDDWSGERLSNGFQLGDSLRLQADVTSEGHVPLRLFVDRCVATASPERSSNPRYAFIDLGGCLLDSRAEDTASAFVSPRPRPESLRFLLDAFKFAGDAGNLLYISCHLRVSPAGEAPNARNKACSFSRASGLWAPLEGTAAICSCCDTGSCPSPGADSREFRAPAARMGRRMRRDGSGQRGGLLGPTEADVSVGPLLILEPAQGLMSPSGSPGAAGNTPQGAAGGIPVLIQGLLLAAATLLSLTALGMLLWMCRKRLCPLGMSQ, from the exons ATGGGGTTCGGGAGCCGCTTTGGGGtcgctctgctctgctgggtgttGGCTCTGGCCGCATCCTCCGATCCCTGGGGTTTTCCCTGGCGGAGCTCCGGGATGTGGCGGCTGCGGGGTGACTCCCCCCGCTCGCAGGCGTGGGCTCGGGTGGATCTGTCGCAGCTGCAGGCGCTGTCCCCGCGGCCCGCGGTGGCCGTGCGCTGCCAGGAGGGACAGCTGGCGGTCACCGTGCGCAGGGACCTCTTTGGCACCGGGCGCCCGGTGCGGGCTGCGGAGCTGAGCCTGGGCACGGCCTCCTGcccacccctgtccccgagcCCTGCCCAGGCCTTTGTCACCTTCGTGGCCGCGCTGCACGAGTGTGGCAGCACCCTGCAG GTGACCCCGGACTCCCTGATCTACAGAACCACCCTGTTCTACAAACCCACCCGTTCTGGCAACCCCCTTATCGTGAGGGCCACCCCTGCCGAGGTCCCCATTGAGTGTCACTACCCCAG GAGGAGCAACGTGAGCAGCGGTGCCGTGCAGCCCACCTGGGCCCCGTTCCGCTCCACGGTGGCGGCGGAGGAGCGGCTCCGGTTCTCCCTGCGCATCATGGACG ACGACTGGAGCGGGGAGAGGCTCTCCAATGGCTTCCAGCTTGGGGACAGCCTCCGTTTGCAGGCCGATGTCACCTCGGAGGGCCATGTGCCCCTGCGGCTCTTCGTGGATCGCTGCGTGGCCACCGCCAGCCCCGAGCGGAGCTCGAACCCCCGCTACGCCTTCATCGACCTGGGCGG gtgcctgcTGGACAGCAGGGCAGAGGACACCGCCTCAGCCTTCGTGTCCCCGCGGCCGCGGCCGGAGTCGCTGCGGTTCCTGCTGGATGCCTTTAAATTCGCCGGAGACGCCGGGAATTTG CTCTACATCAGCTGCCACCTGCGGGTGTCCCCGGCGGGCGAAGCCCCGAATGCCCGGAATAAAGCCTGTTCCTTCAGCAGAGCCAGCGGGCT GTGGGCACCTCTGGAGGGCACGGCGGccatctgcagctgctgtgacaccggCAGCTGTCCCTCTCCCGGAGCAGATTCCCGTGAATTCCGCGCTCCGGCAGCACGGATGGGCAGGCGCATGAGGAGGGATGGCTCCGGACAGAGag GTGGGCTCTTAGGGCCGACTGAGGCCGATGTCTCCGTGGGACCCCTCCTGATCCTGGAGCCTGCTCAGGGATTAATGAGCCCCTCTGGAagtccaggagcagctgggaacaCCCCCCAAG gtgctgctggtggaattcctgtgctgatccaggggctcctgctggcagcagccactcTGCTGAGCCTGACTGCCCTGGGAATGCTCCTGTGGATGTGCCGGAAAAGGCTCTGCCCTCTGGGAATGTCCCAGTGA